The sequence GCGGCTGCTGCGGCGACGGACTGTGGCGGCGCTGGCGCTGATCAACTGTTGGCGGCGGCGCAGAAAGCGAAAGAAGAATTTTTCGCAGCCATGGATGATGATTTCAACACGGCTTTAGCCATTAGTACGTTCTTTACCTTCGGTAAAGAAGTTAATTCGTATCAGACGCTGATAGCTTCAGGCAAAGAAGCGGTTTCTAGCAAAGCGGTAAACGAAGCGACGGCTCTCTTTGCTCTGCTGGAGGACGTGCTGGGCATTGTGCCTGCGGCGACGGAAAGCGCAGGCGAAGATAACGGTCTGGTAGACGGCTTGATGGAACTGGTGCTGGAACTGCGGCAGCAGGCCCGGCAGAATAAGGATTGGGGTACGGCGGATCGTATTCGGGACGCTTTGCAGGAGTTGGAGGTTGTCATTGAAGATTCTCCGCAGGGAACGCGGTGGAAGCGCAAATGAAATTTTCGCAGTTTCAGTTTTTAAAAGAGCGCTTGCTTCAAGACGCCGGGGGCGAACCGGCCTTGACTGAGGCGGCTCATCCTTTGGTTTTGGCGTATGTAGGAGACGCATACTACACTCTTTATGTAAGACTGCGTCTGCTTGAAAAAGAACAGCGCCAGGTGCGGGTGGTGCACGAAGCGGGTATGCGGTTGGTTTCGGCTGTATATCAGTCTAAAGCCTATGAGGCGTTGAAAGAAGACTTAACAGAAGCGGAAGGAACCGTAGCCAGAAGGGGGCGGAACACGAAAGCCTCCGTGCCGAAAAGCGCCAGTGTCAAGGAATACCGCCAGAGCACGGCGTTAGAGGCTTTGTTTGGCTATTTACTGCTATCCGGGCAGGAGGAACGCCTGGAGCAATTGGCGAAGCAATCTTTTGAGATTGCTTTTGCCGCTTTGCAGGCCGGAAAGGAAGGAAAAGACGAATGCAAGTAAAATTGATGCAATATACTCCGGAACCGGAACGGACGGTAGCCATGGCGGCCCGCCTGTGCTACTCGGCTGTCGGCGCAGAGGAACTGGCGGAGAAAATGAGCCAGTCTCAAGTGGCAGGCCTTGTGAGCAAGATTGTCGAGCTGGGGCATTTGTCAACGTTGGAACATGTAAACTTTACCTTTGCAGTGGAGGGAATCTCAAGGGTTTTGAGCCACCAATTGGTGCGTCATCGTATTGCTTCCTACTCGCAGCAGTCGCAGCGTTACGTGGGAGAACATGATTTTGAAGCCATTGTCCCGCCAACCATTGCGGCGCGTCCGGAAGCTGCGCAAAAGTTTACGGCCTTGATGGCGCAGATACGCACTGCTTATGAAGAATTGACCGACTTGGGGGTTCCTAAAGAAGATGCGCGGTATGTGCTGGCTAATGCAACGGAAACAAAAGTGGTCATTACCATGAACGCTCGTACGTTGTTACATTTTTTTTCGCTGCGTTGCTGTATGCGGGCGCAGTGGGAGATTCGGGCGATGGCGGAAGCGATGTTGAAAGAAGCGCGCCAGGCGGCGCCGCTGCTTTTTGCTAAAGCAGGGCCTACTTGCCTATCGGCCGGCTATTGCAGTGAAGGCAAAATGAGCTGCGGGCGGGCCAAACCGTTACCGGCGCAAAGTTAAGGAGGCTGAGCAATGGGAACTGTGGCCGTAGTTGGCACTGTATTTGTTGACTGTAAAGGCTTTGCGCAAAAAGCCTATAATCCCCAAGGGCGCAATTTGGGACACATAGAGTTTTTTCATGGCGGCGTGGCGCGAAATGTCGCGGAAAATTTAGCGCATTTGGGAACGCAAGTACGTTTTGTCAGTACCGTTGACGAAAGCGCTCTAGCGGAGGACGTATGCAGCCGCCTGCGGGCTGCTGGGGTTGATATGCAATGCGTACCGGCAGTAGGCCGGGGCATGGGAATGTGGCTGGCTGTTTTGGGGGCGAATGGCGATCTCTTGGGATCTATTTCCCAGATGCCGGATTTAACGGCTCTGAGCGAGCTGATACAAGAACAGGGAACTGCGTTGCTGGAAAAGACGCAGCATGTGGTGCTGGAGCTAGACTTGAATGCAGCCTTGACGCTGCGGGTGCTGGAATTGGCCGCAGAGCAAGGGGTGCCGGTGCATGGTATTCCGGGCAACTTGTCTGTTATTTTGGAAAAACCCGATATTTTGCCGAAGTTAGCTTCCTTTATTTGCAATGACGTTGAGGCAGGCAGACTGCTGAAGCGGGAATTGTCGGTGCTGGAACCGGAAGAAATCGCCCGATATCTTCGCGCGTACGTGGACGCCCAGGGGCTGCAGTCCATGGTCATTACGCTGGGCGCTCGAGGGGCGGTTTATTATGATGCAGTGCGCCAAGACATGGGATATCAGCCTGTCTTTAGGACCGATGTGGTTGATTCCACCGGTGCTGGGGACGCCTTTTTCTCCGGCACGGTCTATGGCTTGGCTGCGGGAAAACCCTTGGGGCAGGCAGTTGTCTGCGGTACCCAGGTTGCGGCTTGGACCATTGCGTGCGCAGAAAACACCTGCCCTGATTTGCCGAAAAGAAAAGGAGCTTCGGCGCTTTTTAGAAAGTGAGGACTACAATGGAAGATGTGATTGCCGGACGTAACAGCGTTGGTGAAGCGCTAAAAAGCGGTCGGCCCTTAAATAAACTGCTCATCGCCAAAGGTGAGCG is a genomic window of Anaeromusa acidaminophila DSM 3853 containing:
- a CDS encoding Mini-ribonuclease 3 — encoded protein: MKFSQFQFLKERLLQDAGGEPALTEAAHPLVLAYVGDAYYTLYVRLRLLEKEQRQVRVVHEAGMRLVSAVYQSKAYEALKEDLTEAEGTVARRGRNTKASVPKSASVKEYRQSTALEALFGYLLLSGQEERLEQLAKQSFEIAFAALQAGKEGKDECK
- the thyX gene encoding FAD-dependent thymidylate synthase; translated protein: MQVKLMQYTPEPERTVAMAARLCYSAVGAEELAEKMSQSQVAGLVSKIVELGHLSTLEHVNFTFAVEGISRVLSHQLVRHRIASYSQQSQRYVGEHDFEAIVPPTIAARPEAAQKFTALMAQIRTAYEELTDLGVPKEDARYVLANATETKVVITMNARTLLHFFSLRCCMRAQWEIRAMAEAMLKEARQAAPLLFAKAGPTCLSAGYCSEGKMSCGRAKPLPAQS
- a CDS encoding PfkB family carbohydrate kinase, coding for MGTVAVVGTVFVDCKGFAQKAYNPQGRNLGHIEFFHGGVARNVAENLAHLGTQVRFVSTVDESALAEDVCSRLRAAGVDMQCVPAVGRGMGMWLAVLGANGDLLGSISQMPDLTALSELIQEQGTALLEKTQHVVLELDLNAALTLRVLELAAEQGVPVHGIPGNLSVILEKPDILPKLASFICNDVEAGRLLKRELSVLEPEEIARYLRAYVDAQGLQSMVITLGARGAVYYDAVRQDMGYQPVFRTDVVDSTGAGDAFFSGTVYGLAAGKPLGQAVVCGTQVAAWTIACAENTCPDLPKRKGASALFRK